In a genomic window of Streptococcus oralis subsp. tigurinus:
- the comW gene encoding sigma(X)-activator ComW: MLQNFYDRAFVFLKLVEQEYASLGQSRAEWESLHLRFLLYYLIRFRITSVKDFYLYHFQTAYRLYLDKFLLEGTTLN; this comes from the coding sequence ATGCTTCAAAATTTTTATGATAGAGCATTTGTCTTTTTGAAATTAGTTGAACAAGAATATGCTTCTTTAGGTCAGAGTCGTGCTGAGTGGGAATCACTTCATCTTCGTTTTTTACTTTATTACTTGATAAGATTTAGAATTACAAGTGTTAAAGACTTTTATTTATATCATTTTCAGACGGCCTATCGCTTGTATTTAGATAAATTCTTGCTAGAAGGCACTACTCTAAACTAG
- a CDS encoding adenylosuccinate synthase: MTSVVVVGTQWGDEGKGKITDFLSANAEVIARYQGGDNAGHTIVIDGKKFKLHLIPSGIFFPEKISVIGNGMVVNPKSLVKELTYLHDEGVTTDNLRISDRAHVILPYHIELDRLQEEAKGDNKIGTTIKGIGPAYMDKAARVGIRIADLLDKDIFRERLERNLAEKNRLFEKLYDSTPISIDDVFEEYYEYGQQIKQYVTDTSVILNDALDNGKRVLFEGAQGVMLDIDQGTYPFVTSSNPVAGGVTIGSGVGPSKIDKVVGVCKAYTSRVGDGPFPTELFDEVGDRIREVGHEYGTTTGRPRRVGWFDSVVMRHSRRVSGITNLSLNSIDVLSGLDTVKICVAYDLDGQRIDYYPASLEQLKRCKPIYEELPGWSEDITGVRNLEDLPENARNYVRRVSELVGVRISTFSVGPGREQTNILESVWS, translated from the coding sequence ATGACTTCAGTTGTTGTTGTTGGTACCCAGTGGGGTGATGAAGGTAAAGGGAAAATTACAGATTTTCTTTCAGCTAATGCAGAAGTGATTGCTCGTTATCAAGGTGGTGACAATGCTGGTCACACAATTGTGATTGATGGCAAGAAATTTAAGTTACACTTGATTCCATCAGGTATTTTCTTCCCCGAAAAGATTTCTGTTATTGGGAACGGGATGGTTGTAAACCCTAAATCTCTAGTAAAAGAATTGACCTATCTTCATGATGAAGGTGTGACAACAGATAATTTACGCATTTCGGATCGTGCGCATGTCATTTTGCCATATCATATTGAATTAGACCGTCTACAAGAAGAAGCTAAGGGCGACAATAAAATTGGGACAACTATCAAGGGTATTGGTCCAGCCTATATGGATAAAGCTGCTCGTGTTGGGATTCGTATTGCTGATCTTTTGGATAAGGATATTTTCCGTGAACGTTTGGAACGCAATCTTGCGGAAAAGAATCGTCTGTTTGAAAAATTGTATGACAGTACTCCTATTTCAATTGATGATGTTTTTGAAGAGTACTATGAGTACGGCCAACAAATCAAGCAGTATGTGACAGATACGTCTGTTATCTTAAATGATGCGCTTGATAATGGCAAACGTGTGCTTTTTGAAGGTGCGCAAGGTGTTATGTTGGATATTGACCAAGGTACGTATCCATTTGTTACGTCGTCAAACCCTGTCGCTGGTGGTGTGACAATTGGGTCTGGTGTTGGTCCAAGTAAGATTGACAAGGTTGTAGGTGTATGTAAAGCCTACACAAGTCGTGTAGGAGATGGACCTTTCCCAACTGAATTATTTGATGAAGTAGGGGATCGCATTCGTGAAGTAGGTCATGAATACGGTACAACAACTGGCCGTCCACGTCGTGTGGGTTGGTTTGACTCAGTTGTGATGCGTCACAGCCGCCGTGTATCTGGGATTACCAATCTTTCATTGAACTCTATCGATGTTTTGAGTGGTTTGGATACTGTGAAAATCTGTGTGGCCTATGATCTTGATGGTCAACGTATTGATTACTATCCTGCTAGTCTTGAGCAGTTGAAACGTTGCAAGCCAATCTACGAGGAATTGCCAGGTTGGTCAGAAGACATCACTGGAGTCCGTAATTTAGAAGACCTTCCTGAGAATGCACGTAACTATGTTCGTCGTGTAAGCGAGTTGGTTGGTGTTCGTATCTCAACTTTCTCAGTAGGTCCCGGTCGTGAACAAACTAATATTTTAGAAAGTGTTTGGTCATAG